In a genomic window of Gloeocapsopsis dulcis:
- a CDS encoding ABC transporter ATP-binding protein yields MFLEISNLNKQFATKEGTLVVLKDINMSIERKEFICAVGASGSGKSTLLRQIAGLDTPTTGEVKIGGKRITSPGPDRGMVFQHYTLYPWMNVQENTEFGLKLQGVPKKERREQASYYLNVVGLTQFARALPKELSGGMKQRVAIARALASEPDVLLMDEPFGALDIHTKESMHEFMLDLWQRTNITIFMITHDVEEAVFLSNRIYALGARPGTVRKEIVINLPDRSHTVKRHSIFHDYRDELMELLRKHGQEALAAVA; encoded by the coding sequence ATGTTTCTTGAAATAAGTAATCTAAACAAGCAATTTGCCACAAAAGAAGGAACCTTAGTTGTCCTCAAAGATATTAATATGTCAATTGAGCGCAAGGAGTTTATTTGTGCGGTAGGTGCATCAGGTTCTGGTAAATCTACACTGTTGCGACAAATTGCAGGGCTGGACACCCCCACCACTGGAGAAGTCAAAATTGGTGGCAAGCGAATTACATCACCTGGACCGGATCGCGGTATGGTATTTCAACACTACACGCTTTACCCCTGGATGAATGTGCAGGAAAATACTGAGTTTGGGTTGAAACTGCAAGGTGTACCCAAAAAGGAACGACGCGAACAAGCTAGCTACTATCTTAATGTTGTTGGACTGACACAATTTGCGAGAGCCTTACCCAAAGAACTCTCAGGAGGTATGAAACAGCGAGTAGCGATCGCCCGTGCGCTTGCTTCTGAACCCGATGTCTTATTGATGGATGAACCTTTTGGTGCATTAGATATTCACACCAAAGAGTCGATGCACGAATTCATGCTCGATCTTTGGCAACGTACTAACATCACAATCTTTATGATTACGCATGATGTCGAAGAAGCAGTATTTCTGTCGAACCGCATCTATGCGCTAGGTGCCCGCCCTGGTACTGTGCGTAAGGAAATTGTGATCAACTTACCCGATCGTAGCCACACAGTAAAACGCCACTCAATCTTTCACGACTACCGCGATGAATTGATGGAGTTACTTCGCAAACACGGACAAGAAGCCCTTGCTGCTGTAGCTTAA
- the hpxO gene encoding FAD-dependent urate hydroxylase HpxO has protein sequence MYNLKVVVIGAGIGGLTTGIALRQAGFEVEVYDRVRELRPAGAGISLWSNGVKVLNRLGLGEKMAQIGGQMDRMQYLTKTGELLNDIDLQPLVEEVGQRPYPVARTDLQQMLLDAYPGEVKLNHKCIGVEEGAQGVTAIFENGHRATGNLLVAADGIHSILRQYVLREEIQPRYGTYVNWNGLVPASEDLAPKNSWAIYVGDHKRVSMMPVAGDRFYFFFDVPLPKGTPVNPDYQTDLAQHFQGWAQPVQLLIERLDSSTTNRVEIHDVGPLNGMVRGRVALLGDSAHATCPDLGQGGCQAMEDGLVLTQCLLTTNLGVEYALQRYEAERKERTGAVVQKARKRAEMIHGSDPDITQKWYQQLAHEDPTDVTKAISKVILAGPLH, from the coding sequence ATGTACAACCTTAAAGTGGTGGTTATTGGTGCAGGCATTGGTGGTTTAACAACAGGTATCGCACTACGTCAAGCAGGATTTGAGGTAGAAGTTTACGATCGCGTTAGGGAACTACGTCCAGCAGGGGCAGGAATTTCGCTGTGGTCAAATGGGGTAAAAGTCCTAAATCGCCTTGGTTTGGGCGAGAAAATGGCTCAAATCGGCGGACAAATGGATCGGATGCAGTACCTGACTAAAACAGGAGAATTACTCAACGATATCGATTTGCAACCTTTGGTTGAAGAAGTCGGGCAGCGCCCCTACCCTGTAGCGCGGACAGATTTGCAACAAATGCTGTTAGATGCTTATCCTGGCGAGGTAAAACTCAATCACAAATGCATTGGGGTAGAAGAGGGCGCACAAGGTGTCACCGCAATCTTTGAAAATGGACATCGTGCTACAGGCAATCTACTCGTTGCAGCAGATGGAATTCATTCAATTTTGCGGCAGTATGTGTTAAGAGAAGAAATTCAGCCTAGGTATGGCACCTATGTTAACTGGAATGGTTTAGTACCTGCTAGTGAAGACTTAGCACCAAAGAATAGTTGGGCTATTTACGTAGGAGATCACAAGCGCGTATCGATGATGCCTGTAGCAGGCGATCGCTTTTATTTCTTTTTTGACGTACCACTACCGAAAGGCACACCTGTCAACCCAGATTACCAAACAGATCTCGCACAACACTTTCAGGGATGGGCGCAACCTGTACAATTGCTGATTGAGCGTTTAGATTCATCTACGACCAACCGCGTTGAAATTCACGACGTTGGACCACTAAATGGTATGGTACGCGGTAGAGTTGCGCTGCTGGGAGATTCTGCCCATGCAACCTGTCCTGATTTGGGGCAAGGTGGTTGTCAAGCGATGGAAGATGGACTTGTATTAACGCAATGTCTCCTCACAACTAACTTAGGCGTAGAATATGCCTTGCAACGCTATGAAGCAGAACGTAAAGAGCGAACTGGTGCTGTTGTTCAGAAGGCACGCAAGCGGGCAGAAATGATCCATGGTAGCGATCCAGACATTACCCAAAAGTGGTATCAACAGCTGGCTCACGAAGATCCTACAGATGTCACCAAAGCAATTTCTAAAGTCATTTTGGCAGGACCATTGCATTAA
- a CDS encoding uracil-xanthine permease family protein produces MAKAEVRSEERVNIKPTNGLIYGLNDRPPFIEALLAAAQHVLAVFVGIITPPLLISSALELNPVETGYIVSMSLFISGIATFIQAKKIGPIGSGLLSIQGTSFSFLGPIIAAGTAVIEAGGTTENALSLIFGLCFFGSFIEIILSRFLHLVRKIITPLVTGTIVSIIGLTLIKTAIISIGGGVIAQRNNTFGTPQNLGVAGLVLLTIIILNTSKNPILRMSSVVSGLIVGYVVASFLGMVNFSGLQGLPLIAAPIPFRYGLSFNFAAFIPFILLYLITTIESIGDLTATSAVSGEPIKGSVYIRRIKGGVLGDGVNSLIAALFNTFPNTTFSQNNGVIQITGVGSRYIGYFIAVILALLGLFPVVSGIFRSLPQPVLGGATVIMFGSIVVAGINILSSVKLDRRALIVVGTSLAIGLGVTYVPEILDAMPTLVRSIFSSGISAGGLTAIALNWLLPQELGESSSEEMSSEDLASEA; encoded by the coding sequence GGTATCATTACACCCCCGCTACTGATCAGTAGTGCGTTGGAGTTAAATCCAGTAGAGACTGGTTACATCGTTAGTATGTCGCTGTTCATTTCAGGAATTGCAACATTTATTCAGGCAAAAAAAATTGGTCCAATTGGCTCTGGTTTACTTAGTATTCAGGGAACAAGCTTTTCGTTTCTAGGACCAATTATTGCTGCAGGAACAGCAGTCATCGAAGCTGGAGGCACAACAGAAAATGCACTGAGTCTAATTTTTGGTTTATGTTTCTTTGGTTCGTTTATTGAAATTATCTTAAGTCGCTTTCTGCATTTAGTCAGAAAAATTATTACTCCTCTAGTCACTGGAACAATCGTTAGTATTATTGGTCTAACGTTGATCAAAACAGCCATCATTAGTATAGGAGGAGGAGTCATTGCACAACGGAATAATACTTTCGGTACTCCTCAAAACTTGGGAGTAGCAGGACTCGTACTTCTTACTATCATTATCCTTAATACTAGTAAGAACCCAATTTTACGCATGAGTTCTGTGGTATCAGGGCTGATTGTAGGTTACGTTGTGGCTAGTTTTTTGGGGATGGTAAACTTTAGTGGGCTGCAAGGTTTACCTTTGATTGCAGCTCCAATTCCCTTTCGGTATGGACTAAGTTTTAACTTTGCTGCATTTATTCCTTTTATTTTACTTTATCTCATTACAACGATTGAATCGATCGGAGATTTGACCGCAACATCAGCAGTATCGGGTGAGCCGATTAAAGGTAGCGTCTATATCCGTAGAATCAAAGGTGGAGTGTTAGGAGATGGAGTTAACTCGCTCATTGCAGCTTTGTTTAATACGTTCCCCAATACAACATTTAGTCAAAATAACGGTGTCATTCAAATTACAGGAGTTGGTAGCCGTTATATCGGTTATTTCATTGCAGTGATTCTTGCCTTACTAGGTTTGTTTCCAGTAGTTAGTGGCATCTTTCGCAGCTTACCGCAGCCTGTGCTAGGTGGTGCTACCGTGATTATGTTTGGTTCAATTGTTGTTGCAGGTATTAATATTCTTTCGTCAGTCAAACTCGATCGTCGTGCCTTGATTGTTGTGGGAACATCACTAGCAATTGGGTTAGGTGTTACATATGTTCCTGAAATACTGGATGCCATGCCAACGCTAGTTAGAAGTATCTTTTCTTCGGGAATCTCAGCCGGTGGATTGACAGCGATCGCATTGAACTGGTTGCTACCGCAAGAACTTGGTGAAAGTAGTTCAGAAGAAATGAGTTCTGAGGATTTGGCTTCCGAAGCTTAG